Proteins encoded together in one Candidatus Brocadiaceae bacterium window:
- a CDS encoding VWA domain-containing protein, with protein sequence MQFETPRLLLLLLPVAALLARRRTGDRPPLPPVPRPGGVRVRLLGLPALLCGAAAVLSVVAAAGPCRRTAGAEDRRMARDIVLALDVSESMRGLDLQLDGRPADRMEVLRRHADAFLARRSGDRVGLIAFGNRAVTQCPLTFDREIARALLGHLRPEVLGKRTALGEAIALAAARMPRGGALVLLTDGCNTAGEVTPGDAALAAAARGVRIYALGVGSDGPVPIPARMPSGRVRMEMKPYALDEAELEAVARRTGGLYVRASDAGAIERAFAQVDALERHETPAPRRVPMGRLGRAVAVAAAAAVAAALALSATVLRVYPRLS encoded by the coding sequence ATGCAGTTTGAGACGCCCCGGCTGCTGCTCCTGCTGCTGCCCGTCGCGGCGTTGCTCGCCCGCAGGCGCACGGGCGACCGGCCGCCTCTGCCGCCCGTGCCGCGACCGGGCGGCGTGCGCGTGCGGCTGCTCGGGCTGCCCGCTCTGCTCTGCGGCGCGGCTGCCGTGCTGTCGGTTGTGGCCGCAGCGGGCCCCTGCCGGCGGACGGCCGGCGCGGAGGACCGCCGCATGGCGCGCGACATCGTGCTGGCGCTCGATGTCTCCGAGAGCATGCGTGGCCTGGACCTGCAGCTCGACGGCCGGCCGGCCGACCGCATGGAGGTGTTGCGCCGGCATGCCGACGCCTTCCTGGCCCGGCGCAGCGGCGATCGCGTCGGCCTGATCGCCTTCGGGAACCGGGCCGTCACGCAGTGCCCGCTGACGTTCGACCGCGAGATCGCCCGGGCTCTGCTCGGCCACCTGCGGCCGGAGGTGCTGGGCAAGCGCACGGCGCTGGGCGAGGCGATCGCGCTGGCGGCGGCCCGCATGCCGCGCGGGGGAGCGCTCGTGCTGCTGACCGACGGGTGCAACACGGCCGGCGAGGTGACGCCCGGCGACGCCGCGCTGGCTGCCGCCGCCCGCGGGGTGCGCATCTACGCGCTCGGGGTCGGGTCCGACGGCCCCGTGCCGATCCCGGCGCGCATGCCGTCGGGGCGCGTGCGCATGGAGATGAAGCCCTACGCGCTCGACGAAGCGGAGCTGGAGGCGGTGGCGCGCCGGACGGGGGGCCTGTACGTCCGCGCGTCCGACGCCGGGGCGATCGAGCGGGCGTTCGCACAGGTGGACGCCCTGGAGCGGCACGAGACCCCGGCCCCCCGGAGGGTGCCCATGGGGCGCCTGGGCCGCGCGGTCGCAGTGGCCGCAGCCGCGGCCGTGGCCGCCGCGCTGGCGCTGTCGGCGACGGTTCTGCGTGTCTATCCCCGCCTGAGTTGA
- a CDS encoding DUF192 domain-containing protein, which translates to MNWKSHLVTFVLIFVVVVLFAQTCRPRTGPGAGAPPDARYVTLTLEGRPPGLSELSYEVRAELADTPEARWRGLAGRQGLAPGHGMLYVYPELQRPRFSEEATGFPLSIAFLHEDGTIGEIHDTAAHDPAVVQPAEPVRHVLEVRAGWFADRGVGPGARFRMPDLQAPPAAEPPAPPEGPGEPTAPE; encoded by the coding sequence ATGAACTGGAAGAGCCATCTGGTCACGTTCGTGCTGATCTTCGTGGTCGTCGTGCTGTTCGCCCAGACGTGCCGTCCGCGCACGGGGCCCGGCGCCGGCGCGCCGCCGGACGCGCGCTACGTCACGCTCACGCTCGAGGGCCGGCCGCCCGGCCTCAGCGAGCTGTCGTATGAAGTGCGGGCCGAACTGGCTGACACGCCGGAGGCGCGGTGGCGGGGTCTGGCGGGCCGCCAGGGGCTGGCGCCCGGGCATGGGATGCTCTACGTCTACCCGGAACTCCAGAGGCCCCGGTTCAGTGAAGAGGCCACCGGGTTCCCGCTCTCCATCGCCTTTCTGCACGAGGACGGGACGATCGGCGAGATCCACGACACGGCCGCCCACGATCCGGCCGTTGTCCAGCCCGCCGAGCCCGTGCGCCACGTGCTGGAGGTGCGGGCGGGGTGGTTCGCGGACCGCGGCGTCGGCCCCGGCGCGCGCTTCCGGATGCCCGACCTGCAGGCCCCGCCCGCCGCCGAGCCGCCGGCGCCGCCGGAGGGACCGGGCGAACCGACGGCGCCCGAGTAG
- a CDS encoding Gfo/Idh/MocA family oxidoreductase, which produces MMKTLRVGIVGVGFAGRFHLECLRRVHGVRVEVTGVTSLREESRRAFGETHGIPVFDDLHSMLDHVDVVDLCSPPYAHEEGILAAVEAGKGIICEKPLTGFFGPPDAGEDYRGDLAPKAPMLDAVVGRLRRIADAVRKAGVFFGYAENYIYAPSIQKEREIVEKSAAQILRMIGEESHNGSASPVYGIWRFAGGGSLIGKGCHPLGGLLYLKRIEGMARDGRPIRPTRVCARTHQITRLPKYRDAGHIRTDYHDIEDYGFMHVTFSDGTVGDVVTSELCLGGVYDYVEVFANNHRTRCLLSPAGLMDTYNPKAEQMADVYLMEKISTQEGWVQAAPDENFTMGYQAELQDFMTCAATGARPQCDLDLGIDTVATIYAAYLSDEKAGAEVEIPRL; this is translated from the coding sequence ATGATGAAGACGTTGCGCGTGGGGATCGTCGGGGTCGGGTTTGCGGGCCGCTTTCACCTGGAGTGTCTTCGGCGCGTGCATGGCGTGCGCGTGGAAGTCACGGGCGTCACGTCCCTGCGGGAGGAAAGCCGCCGCGCCTTCGGCGAGACGCACGGCATCCCCGTCTTTGACGATTTGCACTCCATGCTCGACCACGTCGATGTCGTCGACCTCTGCTCGCCGCCGTACGCCCATGAGGAAGGCATCCTGGCCGCCGTCGAGGCTGGCAAGGGCATCATCTGCGAGAAGCCCCTGACCGGCTTCTTCGGCCCACCCGATGCCGGCGAGGACTACCGCGGCGACCTCGCCCCGAAGGCGCCCATGCTCGACGCCGTCGTCGGGCGTCTGCGGCGCATCGCCGACGCCGTGCGCAAGGCGGGCGTCTTCTTCGGCTACGCGGAGAACTACATCTACGCGCCCAGCATCCAGAAGGAGCGTGAGATCGTCGAGAAGAGCGCCGCGCAGATCCTGCGCATGATCGGCGAGGAATCCCACAACGGCTCCGCCTCGCCCGTCTACGGCATCTGGCGCTTCGCCGGCGGCGGCTCCCTCATCGGAAAGGGCTGCCATCCGCTCGGCGGCCTGCTCTACCTGAAGCGCATCGAGGGCATGGCGCGCGACGGACGTCCGATCCGGCCCACACGCGTCTGCGCCCGCACGCACCAGATCACGCGCCTGCCCAAATACCGCGACGCCGGCCACATCCGCACGGACTACCACGACATCGAGGACTACGGCTTCATGCACGTGACGTTCAGCGACGGCACCGTGGGCGACGTGGTCACGAGCGAACTCTGCCTGGGCGGCGTGTACGACTACGTGGAGGTCTTCGCCAACAACCACCGCACCCGCTGCCTCCTGAGCCCTGCCGGCCTGATGGACACCTACAACCCGAAGGCCGAGCAGATGGCCGACGTCTACCTGATGGAGAAGATCAGCACGCAGGAGGGCTGGGTGCAGGCCGCGCCGGACGAGAACTTCACGATGGGCTACCAGGCCGAGCTGCAGGACTTCATGACCTGCGCCGCGACCGGCGCCCGCCCGCAATGCGACCTCGACCTGGGCATCGACACCGTGGCGACGATCTACGCGGCCTATCTCTCCGACGAGAAGGCGGGAGCGGAGGTGGAGATCCCACGGCTGTGA
- a CDS encoding Gfo/Idh/MocA family oxidoreductase, giving the protein MAKKTVKVGVIGTGGIATVQAKSLSKLEGVEIVAGCDIDPEHLKTFCDTYGVEKRFEDYNDLVRLPELDAVTVCTPNYVHKDPTIAALKAGKHTMVEKPMAMNAAEAQAMIDAETGSGKTLTMGFQFRLRPDAQALKRFANDGRLGKVLFVRCQALRRRGIPSWGVFGQKHLQGGGPLIDIGVHIIECAHFLMGEPRPVAASAQTYTYLGNKKPVTDAPWGNWDWETYTVEDLAVGMIRFENGAVMSIESSFVAHIKENVFTCQLMGEKGGCLLTPTELYTDDAGVMVDIEPSYVGKWDSMDRKISDWIGRVRGEVETQCPSNAGLMVQKILDGLYASAEAGREVAID; this is encoded by the coding sequence ATGGCCAAGAAGACGGTGAAGGTCGGCGTGATCGGAACGGGCGGAATCGCCACCGTCCAGGCGAAGAGCCTGTCCAAGCTCGAAGGCGTCGAGATCGTCGCCGGCTGCGACATCGATCCCGAGCACTTGAAGACGTTCTGCGACACCTACGGGGTCGAGAAGCGGTTCGAGGACTACAACGACCTGGTCAGACTGCCCGAGTTGGACGCCGTGACCGTCTGCACGCCCAACTACGTGCACAAGGACCCGACGATCGCCGCCCTGAAGGCCGGCAAGCACACCATGGTCGAGAAGCCGATGGCCATGAACGCCGCCGAGGCGCAGGCGATGATCGACGCGGAGACCGGGAGCGGCAAGACGCTGACGATGGGCTTCCAGTTCCGGCTGCGGCCGGACGCTCAGGCGCTGAAACGCTTCGCCAACGACGGGCGGTTGGGCAAGGTGCTGTTCGTGCGCTGCCAGGCCCTGCGGCGGCGCGGCATCCCGAGCTGGGGCGTCTTCGGCCAGAAGCACCTCCAGGGCGGCGGACCGCTGATCGACATCGGCGTGCACATCATCGAATGCGCCCACTTCCTGATGGGGGAGCCGAGGCCCGTCGCCGCCAGCGCGCAGACCTACACCTACCTGGGCAACAAGAAGCCCGTCACCGATGCCCCGTGGGGCAACTGGGACTGGGAGACCTACACCGTCGAGGACCTGGCCGTCGGCATGATCCGGTTCGAGAACGGCGCCGTCATGTCCATCGAGTCCAGCTTCGTCGCGCACATCAAGGAGAACGTCTTCACCTGCCAGCTCATGGGCGAGAAGGGCGGCTGCCTCCTGACCCCGACGGAACTCTACACCGATGACGCCGGCGTCATGGTGGACATCGAACCCTCCTACGTCGGCAAGTGGGACTCGATGGACCGCAAGATCAGCGACTGGATCGGGCGCGTCCGAGGTGAGGTCGAGACCCAGTGCCCGAGCAACGCGGGCCTGATGGTGCAGAAGATCCTGGACGGCCTCTACGCCAGCGCCGAGGCCGGCCGCGAGGTCGCGATCGACTGA
- a CDS encoding sulfatase-like hydrolase/transferase, with translation MPAMPNVLFVTTDHLRADLLGCAGDPVMQTPEIDALAQHSVRLTDHFAQNPVCHPSRASMMTGRYPCHHGVRWNFNDLSENEITLLEHFKRNGYTTATIGKYHLDQRRFRAAIDHHEAASIRNMNPDNPFVQYVRSRGHEYRTGFDLPRFRERLGAVPQPDQPEDCHLDAYVGRKTCEYLKRLDGGQPFFLWLGFYGPHHPYVPSGRFATMYDPDEVPPFHRSEDDLRKKPVEYRLYRQAEAHKYFGFAEASERTFREMKAAYYGMVSQIDWQLGLVLETLREQGLADDTVVVFTSDHGECCGDHGMPAKAPFLLDCMLHVPCIIHAPGGRQGRECSELTESVDLYPTICRLAGLDVPECVQGRDLSALVTGDASNYRPREAVYAEAVDKRCLRTREWKLIHYPNKPYGELYHLAEDPHELNNLYHERPDVREPMTVQYYRHLDAIEDFRHPSYARFTGTDPDAGDEVTHYLTW, from the coding sequence ATGCCCGCCATGCCCAACGTTCTGTTCGTCACCACGGACCACCTGCGGGCCGACCTGCTGGGCTGTGCCGGCGATCCCGTCATGCAAACGCCGGAGATCGACGCCCTGGCGCAGCATTCCGTCCGCCTGACCGACCACTTCGCGCAGAACCCCGTCTGCCACCCGTCGCGCGCCTCCATGATGACCGGCCGCTACCCGTGCCACCACGGCGTCCGCTGGAACTTCAACGACCTGAGCGAGAACGAGATCACGCTGCTGGAGCACTTCAAGCGGAACGGCTACACGACGGCCACCATCGGCAAGTACCACCTGGACCAGCGGCGCTTCCGCGCGGCGATCGACCACCACGAGGCGGCGTCGATCCGCAACATGAACCCGGACAACCCGTTCGTCCAGTACGTGAGGTCGCGGGGCCACGAGTACAGGACCGGATTCGACCTGCCCCGGTTCCGCGAGCGGCTCGGCGCGGTGCCGCAGCCGGACCAGCCGGAGGACTGCCACCTCGACGCCTACGTGGGCAGGAAGACGTGCGAGTACCTGAAGCGCCTGGACGGCGGGCAGCCGTTCTTCCTCTGGCTGGGCTTCTACGGGCCGCACCACCCCTACGTGCCCTCGGGCCGGTTCGCGACGATGTATGATCCCGACGAGGTGCCGCCCTTCCACCGGTCGGAGGACGACCTCCGCAAGAAGCCCGTCGAGTACCGCCTCTACCGGCAGGCGGAGGCGCACAAGTACTTCGGCTTCGCCGAGGCGTCCGAACGGACGTTCCGCGAGATGAAGGCCGCCTACTACGGCATGGTCTCGCAGATCGACTGGCAGCTCGGCCTCGTGCTCGAGACGCTGCGGGAACAGGGTCTGGCGGACGATACCGTCGTGGTCTTCACCAGCGACCACGGAGAGTGCTGCGGCGACCACGGCATGCCGGCGAAGGCGCCGTTCCTGCTCGACTGCATGCTGCACGTGCCGTGCATCATCCACGCGCCGGGCGGCCGGCAGGGCCGGGAGTGCAGCGAACTGACGGAGTCTGTGGACCTGTACCCGACGATCTGCCGCCTGGCCGGCCTCGACGTGCCGGAGTGCGTGCAGGGGCGGGACCTGAGCGCGCTGGTCACCGGCGATGCATCGAACTACCGGCCGCGCGAGGCCGTCTACGCGGAAGCCGTGGACAAGCGCTGCCTCCGCACGCGCGAATGGAAGCTCATCCACTACCCGAACAAGCCGTACGGGGAACTCTACCACCTGGCCGAGGACCCGCACGAGCTGAACAATCTCTACCACGAACGCCCCGACGTGCGCGAGCCGATGACGGTGCAGTACTACCGACACCTGGACGCCATCGAGGACTTCAGGCACCCGAGCTACGCCCGCTTCACCGGCACCGATCCTGACGCAGGCGATGAAGTGACGCACTACCTGACGTGGTAG
- a CDS encoding DUF89 family protein — MKTYLECLPCFVQQTLDAVSMVTDDHGLRMRIMRRALQFLGDFPDDEPPPPMAARIHRLIREQTGCADPYRQVKDDANAHAHALVPRMRLLVRNSDDPFETALRIAIAGNIMDWGARRHLKPDEQLVERTIEQTLAAPVRGLPVPKFRRRVESARRVLYLADNAGEIVFDGLFIPFLPCADVTLAVKGGPIINDATLEDAAQAGLPEGLRVVSTGSAIPGTVLEDCSEEFRALFATADLVIAKGQANYETLSDAAAPVCFLLKAKCPVIARDIGCTVGETLLLDGAGAPRHA, encoded by the coding sequence GTGAAGACCTACCTGGAATGCCTTCCCTGCTTCGTGCAGCAGACGCTCGACGCCGTCTCGATGGTGACCGACGACCATGGACTGCGCATGCGCATCATGCGCCGGGCGCTTCAGTTCCTGGGCGACTTCCCGGACGACGAACCGCCGCCGCCGATGGCGGCCCGCATCCACCGGCTGATCCGAGAGCAGACCGGCTGCGCCGATCCCTACCGGCAGGTGAAGGACGACGCGAATGCTCACGCGCACGCGCTCGTGCCGCGGATGCGCCTGCTCGTACGCAACTCGGACGACCCCTTCGAGACGGCCCTGCGCATCGCCATCGCCGGCAACATCATGGACTGGGGGGCGCGCCGCCACCTGAAACCCGATGAACAATTGGTCGAACGCACCATCGAGCAGACGCTCGCCGCCCCTGTCCGCGGCCTGCCCGTGCCGAAGTTCCGTCGGCGGGTCGAGTCGGCCCGGCGCGTCCTCTACCTGGCCGACAACGCCGGGGAGATCGTCTTCGACGGCCTGTTCATACCCTTTCTCCCGTGCGCGGACGTCACGCTCGCCGTCAAGGGCGGGCCCATCATCAACGATGCGACGCTGGAGGATGCCGCGCAGGCCGGCCTGCCGGAAGGGCTGCGTGTGGTGAGCACGGGCAGCGCCATCCCCGGTACCGTGCTGGAGGACTGCTCGGAGGAGTTCCGCGCGCTGTTTGCGACGGCCGACCTGGTCATCGCCAAGGGACAGGCGAACTACGAAACGCTGAGCGACGCGGCCGCGCCCGTCTGCTTCCTGCTGAAGGCCAAGTGCCCCGTCATCGCCCGCGACATCGGCTGCACGGTGGGCGAGACGCTCCTGCTGGACGGCGCCGGCGCTCCGCGCCACGCCTGA
- a CDS encoding (4Fe-4S)-binding protein: MVELSTQEPPAAPAEVWNTQTAPAETAPPRSGSGRTYRECTVISGKGGTGKTTVTAALAALSDDKVMADCDVDAADLHLLLRPRVLEAQDFYGGKKATIRSAQCVACGVCAAHCHFDAIDPVYAADGTPTAYAVNDLACEGCGFCGHVCPIGAIDVTDNCTGQSYVSETCHGMMSHARLGIAEENSGKLVTHVRERASDLAADGGQSRIINDGSPGTGCPVIASVSGADLALIVTEPTVSGVHDMERALQLCRHFGVQSVICINKCDLNTEQAERIRAMASQYGARVIGRIPFDPNVNEALCAGRNLVEHGRGPAATAVRALWQEMEKELGAG, from the coding sequence ATGGTCGAGCTGTCGACACAGGAACCGCCGGCCGCTCCGGCGGAGGTATGGAACACGCAGACAGCGCCGGCCGAGACGGCCCCGCCGCGCTCGGGCAGCGGCAGGACATACCGGGAGTGCACCGTCATCAGCGGCAAGGGCGGCACGGGCAAGACGACGGTGACGGCCGCGTTGGCCGCACTGAGCGATGACAAGGTCATGGCCGACTGCGACGTGGACGCCGCCGACCTGCATCTGCTGCTCAGGCCGCGCGTTCTGGAAGCGCAGGACTTCTACGGTGGAAAGAAGGCGACGATCCGTTCCGCGCAGTGCGTCGCCTGCGGCGTGTGCGCTGCGCACTGCCACTTCGACGCCATCGATCCCGTGTATGCCGCCGACGGAACGCCCACCGCCTACGCCGTGAACGACCTCGCCTGTGAGGGTTGTGGCTTCTGCGGACACGTCTGCCCGATCGGGGCCATCGACGTCACCGACAACTGCACGGGGCAGAGCTACGTCTCCGAGACGTGCCACGGCATGATGTCGCACGCGCGGCTGGGCATCGCCGAGGAGAACTCCGGCAAGCTGGTGACGCACGTGCGCGAGCGCGCATCGGACCTGGCCGCCGACGGCGGGCAGTCCAGGATCATCAACGACGGCTCGCCGGGGACCGGCTGCCCCGTCATCGCCTCCGTCTCGGGCGCCGACCTGGCCCTGATCGTCACCGAGCCGACCGTCTCCGGCGTGCACGACATGGAACGTGCCCTGCAGCTCTGCCGGCACTTCGGCGTGCAGAGCGTGATCTGCATCAACAAGTGCGACCTCAACACGGAGCAGGCCGAGCGCATCCGCGCGATGGCTTCCCAATACGGCGCCCGCGTCATCGGCCGGATCCCCTTCGATCCCAATGTCAACGAAGCCCTCTGCGCCGGCCGCAACCTCGTGGAACACGGCCGCGGGCCGGCCGCGACGGCCGTGCGGGCACTCTGGCAGGAGATGGAGAAGGAACTCGGGGCCGGCTGA
- a CDS encoding Mrp/NBP35 family ATP-binding protein: MQERQEQERRLRQQVAGIKHTVAVMSGKGGVGKSTVAANLAVALAMTGRKVGLLDSDFHGPSVPKILGLDETHLLSDGQKILPAPCGPGLQVMSIAFLLRQKDDAVIWRGPLKMNVLRQFLADVEWGELDYLIVDLPPGTGDEPLSVCQLIPGATGGVVVTTPQELALADVRKCIGFCRQLHLPVLGVVENMSGFVCPHCGKSTDVFGAGGGEAMAGRAGVPFLGRIPLDPTLMQACEDGVPFVRGGAETAAGQAFLRVVEQIIEASESPSAAPNA, translated from the coding sequence ATGCAGGAACGTCAGGAACAGGAGCGCCGCCTCCGGCAGCAGGTGGCCGGCATCAAGCACACCGTGGCCGTCATGTCCGGAAAGGGCGGCGTCGGCAAGAGCACCGTGGCGGCAAACCTGGCCGTCGCCCTGGCCATGACGGGCCGGAAGGTGGGCCTGCTGGACTCCGACTTCCATGGCCCCAGCGTGCCGAAGATCCTGGGGCTGGACGAGACTCACCTGCTCTCGGACGGGCAGAAGATCCTGCCCGCGCCCTGTGGCCCGGGCCTTCAGGTCATGTCCATCGCGTTCCTGCTTCGCCAGAAGGACGACGCCGTCATCTGGCGCGGCCCGTTGAAGATGAACGTGCTGCGTCAGTTCCTTGCGGACGTGGAATGGGGGGAGCTGGACTACCTGATCGTCGACCTGCCGCCCGGCACGGGCGACGAACCGCTGTCGGTCTGCCAGCTCATACCGGGCGCCACCGGCGGCGTCGTCGTGACGACGCCTCAGGAGCTGGCCCTGGCCGACGTGCGCAAGTGCATCGGCTTCTGCCGGCAGCTCCACCTGCCCGTTCTCGGCGTGGTGGAGAACATGAGCGGATTCGTCTGCCCGCACTGCGGCAAGAGCACCGATGTGTTCGGGGCCGGAGGCGGGGAGGCGATGGCCGGCAGGGCCGGCGTGCCCTTCCTGGGCCGCATCCCGCTCGACCCCACGCTGATGCAGGCGTGCGAGGACGGCGTGCCGTTCGTCAGGGGTGGCGCCGAGACCGCGGCGGGGCAGGCGTTCCTCCGCGTGGTCGAACAGATCATCGAAGCGAGCGAGTCCCCTTCGGCCGCGCCGAACGCATAG
- a CDS encoding DnaJ domain-containing protein yields MAGLRVDDSQFQDRLEREVRARRIARRILDVPEDAPPEELKRAWRRACKENHPDRKAGDPDAARRFAAINGAYRLLVFGEPCRMLLEADDEAPAGTDADGYNLDSRWGYFLWWRDGFFR; encoded by the coding sequence ATGGCGGGTCTGAGGGTGGACGATTCCCAGTTCCAGGACCGGCTCGAACGCGAGGTGCGCGCGCGCAGGATCGCGCGCCGCATCCTGGACGTGCCGGAGGACGCCCCGCCCGAGGAACTGAAGCGTGCCTGGCGACGGGCCTGCAAGGAGAACCACCCGGACCGCAAGGCGGGCGACCCCGATGCGGCCCGCCGCTTTGCCGCCATCAACGGCGCCTACCGTCTGCTTGTGTTCGGCGAACCGTGCAGGATGCTCCTTGAGGCGGACGACGAAGCACCGGCCGGCACGGACGCGGACGGATACAACCTTGACTCGCGTTGGGGCTACTTCCTCTGGTGGCGGGACGGGTTCTTCCGCTGA
- a CDS encoding metal-dependent transcriptional regulator → MALTGQLSAALEDYLEAIYRLEREKRFARVRDISAMVNVAKSAVTTALQSLSDKGLVNYEPYEPVTLSPEGRERAGRILLRHRVIRDFLEGVLGLEAERSDSMACRMEHAIDRETLDRLVCFLAFVGRRRDEGDSWLEEFRRFARGGSERQACELCIRQYLQDAELE, encoded by the coding sequence ATGGCGTTGACGGGGCAACTGAGTGCCGCGTTGGAGGACTATCTGGAGGCCATTTACCGGCTTGAGCGGGAGAAGCGCTTTGCCCGCGTGCGCGACATCTCTGCCATGGTCAACGTGGCGAAGTCGGCCGTAACCACGGCGCTCCAGAGCCTTTCCGACAAGGGGCTCGTCAACTACGAGCCCTATGAGCCGGTCACGCTTTCGCCTGAGGGGCGCGAACGGGCGGGGCGCATCCTGCTGAGGCACCGCGTCATCAGGGACTTCCTTGAGGGCGTGCTCGGCCTGGAGGCCGAACGATCCGACTCCATGGCGTGCAGGATGGAGCATGCGATCGATCGCGAGACGCTGGACCGGCTCGTCTGCTTCCTCGCCTTTGTCGGCCGCCGGCGCGACGAGGGAGACAGCTGGCTGGAGGAGTTCCGCCGGTTCGCCCGGGGAGGCTCCGAACGGCAGGCGTGCGAACTGTGCATTCGACAATACCTGCAGGACGCAGAGCTCGAATAG
- a CDS encoding VOC family protein, with protein sequence MKIEHMGFIVQAPIDMGAWYAEHLGFRIVVRNGDNDQGSTWLADDAGALLIELGATPTTPPVDFASLAPLQVHLAVASEDAEEDSRRLQAAGAAFVERCASAPGDTILLLRDPWGMAIQLVQRGPDSPFRRSASSACYFESGHCHAD encoded by the coding sequence ATGAAGATCGAACACATGGGCTTCATCGTGCAGGCGCCGATCGACATGGGCGCCTGGTATGCGGAACACCTGGGCTTCCGGATCGTCGTCCGCAACGGCGACAACGACCAGGGCTCGACGTGGCTGGCCGACGATGCCGGCGCCCTTCTGATCGAACTGGGTGCGACACCGACCACTCCGCCGGTGGATTTCGCGTCGCTGGCGCCGCTCCAGGTGCATCTGGCCGTTGCCAGCGAGGACGCGGAGGAGGACAGCCGGCGGCTGCAGGCAGCCGGCGCGGCCTTCGTCGAGCGCTGCGCCAGCGCTCCGGGCGACACGATCCTGCTGCTGCGCGACCCATGGGGCATGGCGATCCAGCTCGTCCAGCGCGGTCCCGACAGCCCCTTCCGCCGTAGCGCTTCCTCAGCGTGCTACTTTGAGTCAGGGCACTGCCATGCCGATTGA
- a CDS encoding M42 family peptidase: MPIETDAILEVLAELVAARGPCGHEDEVDAVCRRHLEPFCDEVTTDPAGNVVGLIRGQSREPGVKVMAHKDELGAYVKRIEDDGRLSVRPRGFLYRRFGDGPVDVLPDSGEPIPGVIGLGPRHASENPGEPRDGKEVSWEAVRVNTRLSRDELRVRGVHAGSRVVVGRSRRRLFFFEDCVGSYFLDDRAGIALMLAAGAEVRRGGPPPCDVHFICSSLEEIAGGAAAYASHSLPGEILLALDVAPAAPEYDVPLDAMPVILVSDQQSVYSRAVCRALAEAGEAAGTGSRYAAVEHYGSDASCVRKTGGAAQIGCLGLPTDNTHGFEVCVREGLTNCAKLLAAYLQTGGSGSA; encoded by the coding sequence ATGCCGATTGAGACGGACGCAATTCTGGAGGTTCTGGCCGAACTGGTGGCCGCGCGAGGCCCGTGCGGCCATGAGGACGAGGTGGACGCCGTCTGCCGGCGCCATCTGGAGCCCTTCTGCGACGAAGTGACCACCGACCCGGCCGGGAACGTCGTCGGCCTGATCCGCGGCCAGAGCCGCGAGCCCGGCGTCAAGGTGATGGCGCACAAGGACGAGCTGGGCGCCTACGTGAAGCGCATCGAGGACGACGGGCGGCTCAGTGTGCGGCCCCGCGGGTTCCTGTATCGGCGCTTCGGAGACGGGCCGGTGGACGTTCTGCCGGACAGCGGGGAGCCCATCCCGGGCGTGATCGGGCTCGGCCCGCGCCATGCGTCCGAGAACCCCGGCGAGCCCCGCGACGGCAAGGAGGTCTCGTGGGAGGCCGTCCGCGTGAACACGCGCCTGAGCCGCGACGAGCTGCGGGTGCGCGGCGTTCACGCGGGCTCCCGCGTCGTGGTCGGTCGCAGCCGCCGGCGGCTGTTCTTCTTCGAGGACTGCGTGGGCAGCTATTTCCTGGACGACCGCGCGGGCATCGCCCTGATGCTGGCGGCGGGCGCCGAGGTCCGCCGGGGCGGCCCGCCCCCGTGTGACGTGCACTTCATCTGCTCGTCGTTGGAGGAGATCGCGGGCGGCGCGGCCGCGTATGCGTCGCACTCCCTGCCCGGGGAGATCCTGCTCGCGCTCGACGTCGCCCCGGCCGCACCCGAGTATGACGTCCCACTCGACGCGATGCCCGTCATCCTCGTCAGCGACCAGCAGTCGGTCTACTCCCGTGCGGTCTGCCGGGCCCTGGCCGAGGCCGGCGAGGCGGCCGGGACAGGATCACGCTACGCGGCCGTCGAGCATTACGGCTCGGATGCGTCCTGTGTGCGGAAGACGGGCGGCGCGGCGCAGATCGGCTGCCTGGGCCTGCCGACGGACAACACGCACGGGTTCGAGGTGTGTGTGCGGGAGGGCCTGACGAACTGCGCGAAGCTGCTGGCGGCCTACCTGCAAACGGGCGGTAGCGGTTCCGCTTGA